From Kineosporia succinea, the proteins below share one genomic window:
- the pcaH gene encoding protocatechuate 3,4-dioxygenase subunit beta: protein MPTSLPGHGAGTALELEPQEQLSAEIAAAQENVHPGARQPRIDFPAYRSSVLRHPTKDLRHADPEGVELVAPVFGHGDVDPIESDLTIQGDGEPIGERMVLAGRVVDGDGRPVRHQLVEIWQANAAGRYVHKHDQHPAPVDPHFTGVGRCLTDADGAYRFVTIKPGPYPWRNHLKAWRPAHIHFSLFGTEFTQRLITQMYFPGDPLFALDPIYQSITEPGARDRLVAVYDHGLTTHEWATGYRWDIVLTGTHSTPREPEDHE, encoded by the coding sequence GTGCCCACCTCACTTCCCGGTCACGGAGCCGGAACGGCTCTCGAGCTGGAGCCGCAGGAGCAGCTCAGCGCGGAGATCGCCGCCGCCCAGGAGAACGTGCACCCCGGCGCGCGGCAGCCCCGTATCGACTTCCCGGCCTACCGTAGCTCGGTGCTACGGCACCCGACCAAGGACCTGCGCCACGCCGATCCCGAAGGGGTGGAACTCGTGGCCCCGGTCTTCGGTCACGGCGATGTCGACCCGATCGAGTCCGACCTGACGATCCAGGGCGACGGCGAGCCGATCGGCGAGCGGATGGTGCTGGCCGGGCGGGTCGTGGACGGCGACGGCCGGCCGGTGCGTCACCAGCTGGTCGAGATCTGGCAGGCCAACGCGGCGGGCCGCTACGTGCACAAGCACGACCAGCACCCGGCACCCGTCGACCCCCATTTCACCGGGGTGGGGCGCTGCCTGACCGATGCCGACGGGGCCTACCGTTTCGTCACGATCAAGCCCGGGCCCTACCCGTGGCGCAATCACCTGAAGGCCTGGCGCCCCGCCCACATTCACTTCTCGCTGTTCGGCACGGAGTTCACCCAGCGCCTGATCACCCAGATGTACTTCCCGGGCGATCCGCTCTTCGCGCTCGACCCGATCTACCAGTCCATCACCGAGCCGGGGGCCCGGGACCGGCTCGTGGCGGTCTACGACCACGGCCTCACCACGCACGAGTGGGCGACCGGCTACCGCTGGGACATCGTGCTGACCGGAACGCACTCGACCCCGCGGGAGCCCGAGGACCATGAGTGA
- a CDS encoding alpha/beta hydrolase: MSLSLDPEIAQALAPMAGAMAEARPPAVGDIAGRRALWEPIIGAASNAQPIPSDVTMTDYTVTATDGARITARWYTKNDATPGPAVLFLHGGGYIFGHIDLFDGPVARYTAASHVPMLSVEYRRAPEFPFPTPLEDAYAALLWIHEHADDLGVDRERIGVMGDSAGGGMAAALAILTRERGGPKIAHQLLIMPMLDDQPAAPDSHIEPYLLWSRDDSLTAWPALLGGGAGGPGVPPTAAPARLGDAAGLPPAYIEVGQLDLFRDEDLAYAAKLSRAGVPVEFHLHPGAPHEFDSIAFTSDVARRAIADRIRVLRSL, from the coding sequence ATGTCTTTGTCCCTGGATCCTGAAATCGCCCAGGCGCTGGCGCCCATGGCCGGCGCCATGGCCGAGGCCAGACCGCCGGCGGTGGGTGACATCGCCGGCCGGCGCGCCCTGTGGGAACCCATCATCGGTGCCGCGAGCAACGCCCAGCCCATCCCGTCCGACGTCACGATGACCGACTACACCGTGACCGCCACCGACGGCGCCCGGATCACGGCGCGCTGGTACACCAAGAACGACGCGACGCCGGGTCCGGCTGTGCTCTTCCTCCACGGCGGCGGCTACATATTCGGGCACATCGACTTGTTCGACGGCCCCGTCGCCCGCTACACGGCAGCCTCGCACGTGCCCATGCTGTCCGTGGAATACCGCCGCGCGCCCGAATTCCCGTTTCCGACACCGCTCGAAGACGCCTACGCCGCACTGCTCTGGATCCATGAACACGCTGACGATTTGGGCGTGGACCGCGAACGAATCGGGGTGATGGGTGACAGCGCCGGCGGCGGTATGGCAGCGGCGCTGGCGATCCTGACTCGCGAGCGCGGCGGTCCGAAGATCGCCCACCAACTGCTGATCATGCCCATGCTGGACGACCAGCCCGCCGCACCCGATTCCCACATCGAGCCCTACCTGCTCTGGTCCAGGGACGACAGCCTCACCGCGTGGCCGGCCCTGCTCGGCGGGGGTGCGGGCGGGCCCGGCGTCCCGCCCACCGCCGCGCCCGCCCGTCTGGGTGATGCTGCCGGCCTCCCGCCCGCCTACATCGAGGTTGGCCAGCTCGACCTCTTCCGCGACGAGGATCTCGCCTACGCCGCCAAGCTCAGCCGCGCGGGTGTGCCGGTCGAGTTTCACCTGCACCCCGGCGCCCCGCACGAGTTCGACTCCATCGCCTTCACCTCCGACGTGGCCCGGCGCGCGATCGCCGACCGCATCCGCGTCCTCAGATCACTCTGA
- a CDS encoding helix-turn-helix transcriptional regulator, translating into MDRALLADFLRTRREALQPEDVGLPRGPRRRTGGLRREELSALAGMSADYYGRIEQQRGPIPSEQMLTALARVLNLNPSERDHLFALAGHPAPGRIANENELSPTFARVLGRLSDTPALVLSRYGEALGRNAAAVALLGHDYMRYEGLARYLVYRWYTDPVARELFPPEDHPERGRVFTAEIRAAYTADPKGQAREIVEALLEVSPEFAETWRRHEVGVTHHHYSKRYCHAELGELELYCQPVVDPERAQEMLVYTAEPGSPSQAKLDILVARTRNDHSLSP; encoded by the coding sequence ATGGACCGGGCCCTGCTGGCTGACTTCCTCCGAACTCGCCGTGAGGCGCTGCAACCGGAAGACGTCGGCCTGCCGCGAGGACCGCGGCGACGCACCGGCGGCCTGCGGCGTGAAGAACTCTCCGCGCTGGCCGGCATGTCGGCCGACTATTACGGCCGGATCGAGCAGCAGCGCGGCCCGATTCCCTCGGAGCAGATGCTGACCGCCCTGGCCAGGGTCCTGAATCTCAACCCGAGCGAGCGGGACCATCTGTTCGCCCTGGCCGGCCATCCGGCACCCGGCCGGATCGCCAACGAGAACGAGCTGAGTCCGACCTTCGCCCGGGTGCTGGGGCGGCTGTCCGACACCCCGGCCCTGGTCCTGTCCCGCTACGGCGAGGCGCTGGGCCGCAACGCCGCCGCCGTCGCGCTGCTGGGCCATGACTACATGCGCTACGAGGGTCTCGCCCGTTACCTGGTGTACCGCTGGTACACGGATCCGGTCGCCCGCGAGCTGTTTCCTCCGGAGGACCACCCCGAGCGTGGGCGGGTGTTCACGGCCGAGATCCGCGCCGCCTACACCGCCGACCCGAAAGGCCAGGCCCGCGAGATCGTCGAGGCCCTGCTGGAGGTCAGCCCGGAGTTCGCCGAGACCTGGCGCCGTCACGAGGTCGGCGTCACCCATCACCACTACAGCAAGCGCTACTGCCATGCCGAGCTGGGCGAGCTGGAACTGTACTGCCAGCCCGTGGTCGACCCGGAGCGCGCCCAGGAGATGCTCGTCTACACGGCCGAGCCGGGAAGTCCCAGCCAGGCGAAGCTGGACATCCTTGTCGCCCGCACCCGCAACGACCACAGCCTGTCTCCCTGA
- a CDS encoding transglutaminase domain-containing protein, protein MKVGAPRGAVDHVRQSSYSRPGRHAPLLTNAISGEGHLVQRLSMLARNVIVHYRASGESLPGATAGDIHLRRLEDILETDQSRHGSPLTAPRKITERVQGCCRDHTLFCVGALRQLGVPARSRVGFATYLSPTWNHDHVIVEVWMEGRWRRFDPEIADPFDALPTPMDIPAGPGAPFLSAAQVWLGHRDGSLDAARFGVAEGSPLAGDWFVFNYVIDEVAHRFGDELLLWDLWGAKVNDVSRARPGDLDLIDHVARLLLASDEGDQQAEHDLLALYTEDARLHPGRSIARSGQRIAVTDDRPAGSAAQERVSGIPGVRRVGHDDPGGCLSRSR, encoded by the coding sequence ATGAAGGTTGGGGCGCCGCGAGGCGCGGTCGATCACGTCCGGCAGAGTTCGTACAGCCGCCCGGGAAGACACGCACCCCTGCTCACCAACGCCATTTCCGGCGAAGGCCACCTGGTTCAGCGCCTTTCGATGCTGGCCCGCAATGTGATCGTCCACTATCGCGCGTCCGGTGAGTCCTTGCCCGGAGCGACCGCGGGAGACATCCATCTGCGCCGGCTGGAGGACATTCTCGAGACCGACCAGTCCCGCCACGGTTCGCCGCTGACAGCACCCAGAAAGATCACCGAGCGGGTCCAGGGATGCTGCCGCGACCACACCCTGTTCTGTGTCGGCGCCCTGCGCCAGCTCGGTGTACCGGCCCGCAGCAGAGTGGGTTTCGCCACCTATCTCTCGCCCACCTGGAACCACGACCACGTCATCGTGGAGGTGTGGATGGAGGGCCGCTGGAGGCGGTTCGACCCCGAGATTGCCGATCCCTTCGATGCTCTCCCCACCCCCATGGACATCCCGGCCGGCCCCGGCGCCCCCTTCCTGAGCGCCGCCCAGGTCTGGCTCGGCCATCGGGACGGCTCGCTCGACGCCGCTCGGTTCGGCGTGGCCGAGGGATCCCCGCTCGCCGGGGACTGGTTCGTGTTCAACTACGTGATCGACGAGGTGGCCCACCGGTTCGGGGATGAACTGCTGCTCTGGGACCTGTGGGGCGCCAAGGTGAATGACGTGTCCAGGGCCCGTCCGGGCGACCTCGATCTCATTGATCACGTCGCCCGCCTCCTGCTGGCCTCCGACGAGGGTGACCAGCAGGCCGAACATGACCTGCTCGCGCTGTACACCGAGGATGCTCGCCTCCACCCGGGCAGAAGCATCGCTCGCTCCGGCCAGCGCATCGCGGTAACGGATGACAGGCCCGCAGGTTCCGCCGCTCAGGAACGGGTTTCGGGGATCCCGGGAGTTCGTCGCGTGGGCCACGACGATCCGGGAGGATGTCTGAGCAGGAGCCGGTGA
- a CDS encoding cupin domain-containing protein translates to MIPDDDLSRSLTVTSPDDPSTTYISLVGNTYAMLISGEQTDGAYCLIDMRVPDGGGPPPHRHDFEEMFTVLEGEIEFTFRGEKHVARAGTTLNIPANAPHNFRNVSGAPARMLCMCTPAGQDEYFQKIGDVVTGPDAPASHLTPDEVMERRRRAAELADSYRSVFL, encoded by the coding sequence ATGATCCCCGACGATGATCTGTCCCGTTCCTTGACCGTGACCAGCCCCGACGACCCCAGCACGACCTACATCTCGCTGGTCGGCAACACGTACGCGATGCTCATCTCCGGTGAGCAGACCGACGGGGCCTACTGCCTGATCGACATGCGTGTGCCCGACGGCGGCGGCCCGCCCCCGCACCGGCACGACTTCGAGGAAATGTTCACCGTCCTGGAGGGCGAGATCGAGTTCACCTTCCGCGGCGAGAAGCACGTCGCCCGGGCCGGCACCACGCTCAACATCCCGGCGAACGCCCCGCACAACTTCCGCAACGTCTCCGGCGCGCCCGCCCGCATGCTGTGCATGTGCACCCCGGCCGGCCAGGACGAGTACTTCCAGAAAATCGGCGACGTCGTCACCGGCCCGGACGCTCCCGCCTCGCACCTGACACCGGACGAGGTGATGGAAAGGCGCCGCCGGGCAGCGGAACTCGCCGACAGCTATCGCAGCGTCTTCCTCTGA
- a CDS encoding lyase family protein, which yields MSGLLTPGSHRAARLADDRAVLTALLRVETAWARVLAQAGAVPPEQAEAVERTAAVLKVDLNALAAATEAAGNPVVPLLAVLREACGDAAPAVHRGLTSQDVMDSALMLIGRASVARVRADLVTAGDDLAARARLHRDDVTVARTLSQWAVPTTFGLRCAQWLTGIGEAVTRLDTLVYPVQYGGAGGTRALGTEITSRADQSALAETFAALLGLSPAGIGWHTRRAAVTGIGDALTRVTDALGVVANGTVLLGRPEIGEVREGRAPGRGGSSTMPHKQNPVLGILIRSAALQAPALAHQLHAAAAGAVDERPDGSWHAEWPVFTRLCELTAVAASQAADLVPGLVVDVDRMRERAHAAGGDLLSERGPGSAEPGSYLGEASLLVDAAVTAWQAVRDRRR from the coding sequence GTGAGCGGCCTGCTGACGCCCGGATCGCACCGGGCCGCCCGACTGGCCGACGACCGGGCCGTCCTGACCGCCCTGCTGCGGGTCGAGACCGCCTGGGCCCGGGTCCTGGCGCAGGCCGGAGCGGTTCCGCCGGAACAGGCCGAGGCCGTCGAACGCACCGCCGCCGTGCTGAAGGTCGACCTGAACGCGCTCGCCGCCGCCACCGAGGCCGCCGGCAACCCGGTCGTCCCCCTGCTCGCCGTTCTCAGGGAAGCCTGCGGGGACGCGGCCCCGGCCGTGCACCGGGGCCTCACCAGCCAGGACGTCATGGACAGCGCACTGATGCTCATCGGCCGGGCCTCGGTCGCGCGGGTGCGGGCCGACCTGGTCACGGCCGGCGACGACCTGGCGGCCCGGGCGCGGCTGCACCGTGACGACGTCACGGTGGCCCGCACGCTCAGCCAGTGGGCGGTCCCGACGACCTTCGGGCTGCGCTGCGCCCAGTGGCTGACCGGGATCGGCGAGGCCGTCACCCGGCTCGACACCCTGGTCTACCCCGTGCAGTACGGCGGCGCGGGCGGAACCCGGGCCCTGGGGACCGAGATCACCTCTCGCGCCGACCAGTCCGCGCTCGCCGAGACGTTCGCCGCGCTGCTCGGGCTGAGCCCGGCCGGGATCGGGTGGCACACCCGCCGGGCCGCCGTGACCGGCATCGGCGACGCCCTGACCCGGGTGACCGACGCGCTCGGGGTCGTCGCCAACGGGACCGTGCTGCTGGGCCGCCCGGAGATCGGCGAGGTCCGTGAGGGCCGGGCCCCCGGCCGCGGGGGTTCCTCGACCATGCCGCACAAGCAGAACCCGGTGCTGGGCATCCTGATCCGCTCGGCGGCCCTGCAGGCCCCGGCCCTGGCCCACCAGCTGCACGCGGCCGCAGCCGGGGCGGTCGACGAGCGCCCCGACGGCTCGTGGCACGCCGAATGGCCCGTGTTCACCCGGCTGTGCGAACTCACGGCCGTCGCCGCCTCGCAGGCGGCCGACCTGGTCCCGGGTCTGGTCGTGGACGTGGACCGGATGCGCGAACGCGCGCACGCGGCCGGAGGGGACCTGCTGTCCGAACGCGGGCCCGGCTCCGCGGAACCCGGCTCGTACCTGGGAGAGGCGTCCCTCCT
- a CDS encoding winged helix-turn-helix transcriptional regulator, which yields MAGTSKKPGIREDQVAPGTIVGPQRELLDQLLDKWGQLLLAALCQQPRRFNELKREFDGITQKSLTQTLRRLERNGLVEREVLNQRPIAVEYRITPLGRTLEQPFLALRTWTADHLAEVERHRDAYDRTT from the coding sequence ATGGCAGGTACTTCAAAGAAACCTGGTATCCGCGAGGATCAGGTTGCCCCCGGCACGATCGTCGGACCACAACGCGAGCTCCTGGATCAGCTCCTGGACAAGTGGGGTCAGCTGCTGCTGGCCGCGTTGTGCCAACAGCCGCGGCGCTTCAACGAACTCAAGCGCGAGTTCGACGGGATCACTCAGAAATCGCTGACGCAGACACTGCGACGACTGGAACGCAACGGACTCGTCGAGCGCGAGGTGCTGAACCAGCGCCCCATCGCCGTGGAGTACCGGATCACGCCACTGGGGCGCACGCTCGAGCAGCCGTTCCTCGCTCTGCGGACCTGGACGGCCGATCACCTCGCCGAAGTCGAACGGCACAGAGATGCCTACGACAGGACGACGTGA
- a CDS encoding enoyl-CoA hydratase/isomerase family protein, translating into MKYLPYTRYTGDTSIRRNLMTDQSLPSLHLKRQDGVLWVSIDAPPVNLMTAQLLLDLDAVAASAENDPDLQVVVVQSADPEFFIAHGDLTFVEDPATYAALPIAEGTLAGTGPMMRLHERWRRLPQTTIAKVAGLARGGGSELAASLDLRFAALETAAFGQFEALTGIVPGAGATAHLPRLVGRARALEIVLTGDLVDAATAERWGWVNRALPAAQLDEFVDRVARTIATLPEGVRVAATAAIDAADGPLEDALRAEDRLLGETFTPASGELARAALAAGVPAREVEMNLEEVLRANLVRHP; encoded by the coding sequence TTGAAGTACCTGCCATACACCAGGTATACCGGAGATACCTCGATCCGAAGGAATCTCATGACCGACCAGTCCCTGCCCAGCCTCCATCTCAAGCGCCAGGACGGCGTGCTGTGGGTCTCGATCGACGCCCCGCCCGTCAACCTGATGACGGCCCAGCTGCTGCTGGACCTGGACGCCGTCGCCGCCTCGGCCGAGAACGATCCCGACCTCCAGGTCGTCGTGGTCCAGAGCGCCGATCCGGAGTTCTTCATCGCGCACGGTGACCTGACATTCGTGGAGGACCCCGCGACGTACGCCGCCCTCCCGATCGCGGAAGGGACGCTTGCCGGGACCGGCCCGATGATGCGGCTCCATGAACGCTGGCGCCGTCTGCCTCAGACCACCATCGCCAAGGTCGCAGGGCTCGCCCGCGGCGGTGGATCCGAGCTGGCCGCCAGTCTGGATCTGCGATTCGCGGCCCTCGAGACCGCGGCGTTCGGTCAGTTCGAGGCGTTGACCGGCATCGTCCCCGGGGCCGGGGCGACTGCCCACCTGCCACGCCTCGTGGGGCGCGCTCGCGCCCTCGAGATCGTGCTGACCGGCGATCTGGTTGACGCGGCGACCGCCGAGCGCTGGGGATGGGTGAACCGAGCTCTGCCCGCCGCGCAACTGGACGAATTCGTTGATCGGGTCGCACGGACCATCGCGACCCTGCCGGAGGGGGTCCGCGTCGCGGCCACCGCGGCGATCGACGCGGCCGACGGCCCGCTCGAGGACGCGCTGCGCGCGGAGGACCGCCTGCTCGGGGAAACGTTCACCCCCGCGTCCGGGGAACTGGCCAGGGCAGCACTCGCGGCCGGGGTTCCCGCCCGCGAGGTGGAGATGAACCTCGAAGAAGTCCTGCGGGCGAACCTCGTCCGACACCCGTGA
- the pcaG gene encoding protocatechuate 3,4-dioxygenase subunit alpha has translation MSENSFAASPGQTIGPFFHYALPYEGGGQLVPPAAPGSVFLHGTVFDGAGEPVPDALVEIRQADPHGHVPRREGSLHRDGHFTGWGRAATNASGRYLFTTLTPGPVHGGAAFFGITLFARGLLDRLFTRAYLPGESDAFTRSLTDAERSTLQIEADAEGGLRFDIHLQGPGETVFLTFPRHAA, from the coding sequence ATGAGTGAGAACTCGTTCGCGGCCAGCCCGGGCCAGACCATCGGGCCGTTCTTCCACTACGCCCTGCCCTACGAGGGCGGCGGGCAGCTGGTTCCCCCCGCGGCCCCGGGATCGGTGTTCCTGCACGGCACCGTCTTCGACGGCGCCGGGGAGCCCGTCCCGGACGCCCTGGTCGAGATCCGCCAGGCCGACCCGCACGGCCACGTCCCCCGGCGCGAAGGATCACTGCACCGCGACGGGCACTTCACCGGGTGGGGCCGCGCCGCCACGAACGCCTCGGGCCGCTACCTGTTCACCACCCTGACGCCCGGGCCGGTGCACGGGGGCGCCGCGTTCTTCGGGATCACGCTCTTCGCCCGGGGGCTGCTCGATCGCCTGTTCACCCGGGCGTACCTGCCGGGGGAGTCGGACGCCTTCACCCGGTCGCTGACCGACGCCGAGCGCTCCACACTCCAGATCGAGGCCGACGCCGAGGGCGGCCTGCGGTTCGACATCCACCTTCAGGGCCCGGGCGAAACCGTCTTCCTCACCTTTCCCCGGCACGCGGCGTGA
- a CDS encoding TetR/AcrR family transcriptional regulator: MATAGMSPSEQRERRSDAHRNRERLVAAAMKAVHREGLAVPMATIAGDARVGVATLYRHFPTREDLLGDLTHRSFQRLRENLAGAAAEGGTATQVLRIFWSAVVRDADDLLLPLTGGPTVLDESTRAEQRALHEEIGGVLRRGALDGTIRREVEAWDIAWFGAMLAQSGHEGQTWEVVSLRLMESYLAGLGTS, from the coding sequence ATGGCCACTGCGGGCATGTCCCCATCCGAACAACGAGAAAGACGCAGTGACGCCCACCGCAACCGTGAGCGCCTGGTGGCAGCCGCGATGAAGGCGGTTCACCGGGAGGGTCTGGCCGTGCCCATGGCCACGATCGCCGGTGACGCCAGGGTCGGGGTCGCCACGTTGTACCGCCATTTCCCGACCCGGGAGGACTTACTGGGGGACCTCACTCACCGGTCGTTCCAGCGGCTCCGGGAAAACCTGGCGGGCGCAGCCGCGGAAGGTGGCACGGCCACGCAGGTGCTGCGGATCTTCTGGTCGGCCGTCGTGCGGGATGCCGACGACCTGCTCCTGCCGCTGACCGGGGGGCCGACCGTGCTCGACGAGAGCACGAGGGCTGAGCAACGGGCGCTGCATGAGGAGATCGGTGGCGTGCTGCGGCGTGGGGCGCTGGACGGGACGATCCGGCGGGAGGTCGAAGCGTGGGACATCGCCTGGTTCGGGGCCATGCTGGCGCAGTCCGGCCATGAAGGTCAGACGTGGGAGGTGGTCTCCCTGCGTCTGATGGAGAGCTATCTGGCGGGGCTGGGTACTTCGTGA